A DNA window from Hordeum vulgare subsp. vulgare chromosome 1H, MorexV3_pseudomolecules_assembly, whole genome shotgun sequence contains the following coding sequences:
- the LOC123430653 gene encoding very-long-chain aldehyde decarbonylase GL1-5-like, which yields MATNPGILSEWPWKRLGSFKYLVLAPWVVHGCHLAATKGWRELDLGYVAILPSMLLRALHDQVWITVSRLYNARGKRQIVDRGIEFDQVDRERNWDDQIILSAILLLLGAVYLPGGQNLPWWRTDGAVLLVLLHAGPVEFLYYWFHRALHHHFLYTRYHSHHHASIVTEPITSVIHPFAELLAYQLLFSVPMITCALTGTASILTFEMYVIYIDFMNNMGHCNFELVPNRLFKWIPPLKYLMYTPSFHSLHHTQFRTNYSLFMPFYDYLYNTMDKSTDKLHEKSLESKEKEVDVVHLTHLTSLQSIYHIRTGFAQYASKPYTSMWQLRIMWPVSWLSMVLTWAYGSWFTVERNSMKKLRMQSWAIPRYSFHYGLKKEKEAINDLIEKAISEAGKKGAKVVSLGLLNQAHGLNASGELYLQKYPKMGVRLVDGTSLAAAVVIHAIPRGTNQVILAGRISKVARSVAAALCKKNVKVIMTNKQEYHLLKPCIPENEADNLVLSTTSTAEVWLIGEGLDAPEQSRAPQGTKFIPYSQFPPKMARKDCCTYAMTPAMGVPESMQNVHSCENWLPRKVMSAWRVAGIVHALEGWSEDECGDTVLGLEKVWSAAIMHGFRPVAQV from the exons ATGGCTACGAACCCCGGCATCCTCAGCGAGTGGCCATGGAAGAGGCTCGGCAGCTTCAAG TATCTTGTGCTGGCTCCGTGGGTGGTGCACGGGTGCCACCTCGCGGCGACCAAGGGGTGGAGGGAGCTGGACCTGGGCTACGTCGCCATCCTCCCGTCGATGCTGCTCCGGGCGCTCCACGACCAGGTATGGATCACCGTGTCCCGACTCTACAACGCGCGCGGGAAACGCCAGATCGTCGACCGCGGCATCGAGTTCGACCAGGTCGACCGCGAGCGCAACTG GGACGACCAGATCATCCTGAGCGCCATCCTGCTGCTCCTGGGCGCGGTGTACCTGCCGGGCGGGCAGAACCTGCCATGGTGGAGGACGGACGGCGcagtgctgctggtgctgctgcacGCCGGCCCGGTGGAGTTCCTCTACTACTGGTTCCACCGCGCGCTGCACCACCATTTCCTCTACACCCGCTACCACTCGCACCACCACGCATCAATCGTCACGGAGCCCATCACAT CCGTAATCCATCCGTTTGCCGAGCTACTGGCCTATCAGCTGCTGTTCTCGGTCCCGATGATCACCTGCGCATTGACCGGAACCGCCTCCATACTCACGTTCGAGATGTATGTGATCTACATTGACTTCATGAACAACATGGGCCACTGCAACTTCGAACTGGTGCCTAATCGGCTCTTCAAATGGATCCCCCCTCTCAAGTATCTCATGTATACGCCATC gtttcattctctccaccacaCTCAGTTCCGGACAAACTACTCTCTTTTCATGCCGTTCTATGACTACCTATACAACACCATGGACAAGTCGACAGATAAGCTGCATGAGAAATCACTCGAGAGTAAAGAGAAAGAAGTAGACGTGGTTCACCTTACGCATCTCACCAGCCTGCAGTCCATCTACCATATAAGGACCGGGTTCGCCCAGTATGCATCCAAGCCGTACACTTCCATGTGGCAGCTGCGGATCATGTGGCCTGTGTCATGGCTGTCCATGGTACTGACGTGGGCATACGGTTCTTGGTTCACGGTTGAGAGGAATTCCATGAAGAAGCTCCGGATGCAGTCATGGGCCATACCAAGATACAGTTTCCAT TATGGActgaaaaaggagaaggaagcaATCAATGACCTGATTGAGAAGGCGATATCTGAAGCTGGTAAGAAAGGAGCTAAAGTTGTTAGCCTTGGACTTCTGAATCAG GCGCATGGCCTCAATGCAAGCGGGGAACTTTATCTGCAGAAATACCCCAAGATGGGGGTAAGACTTGTGGATGGCACTAGCCTAGCTGCTGCAGTGGTCATCCACGCCATTCCCCGGGGCACGAATCAAGTTATCCTTGCAGGAAGGATCTCCAAGGTGGCTCGTAGTGTTGCTGCAGCACTCTGCAAGAAAAATGTCAAA GTCATAATGACAAACAAGCAGGAGTACCATCTCCTTAAGCCCTGTATACCAGAAAATGAAGCCGACAATCTTGTATTATCAACAACTAGCACTGCAGAG GTGTGGCTCATTGGAGAAGGTCTGGATGCTCCTGAACAGTCGAGGGCACCGCAAGGAACAAAGTTCATCCCATACTCGCAGTTCCCGCCAAAGATGGCACGCAAGGACTGCTGCACCTATGCGATGACTCCTGCAATGGGTGTACCTGAATCAATGCAAAACGTGCACTCGTGCGAG AATTGGCTTCCGAGGAAGGTGATGAGCGCGTGGCGCGTCGCTGGAATTGTTCATGCATTGGAGGGGTGGAGCGAAGATGAGTGCGGAGACACAGTGCTGGGCCTGGAGAAAGTATGGTCTGCTGCAATTATGCATGGGTTCCGCCCTGTTGCCCAAGTTTGA